In Luteipulveratus mongoliensis, the DNA window GGTCCCAACGCTCTGAAGTGGGCCATCGCCCGGACCCAGGCGACCTTGAAGAAGGCTCAGAATTCGTAGTGCCCCCACGGCCGTCGAGCCAGCGACAGTCCCGGGTCAGCTGGAGCAGTCCCACGGGGTAGTCGCTCGACGTGGCCGGCTGCTCGCTCTGCTGGTCCTCGTCCTCGTGGCGGTCGTAGCGCTGTCGCTCGTCATCGGCTCGCGCGTGCTCGGGCTGGACGAGGTCTGGCACGGGCTGACGACAGCGCACAGCGTCGGCGACGACAGCGTCGTACGCCGCTTGCGGGTGCCCCGGACGGCGATCGGGCTCCTGGCCGGCATCGCCCTCGGTCTCTCCGGCGCGATCATGCAAGCGGTGACGCGCAACCCGCTGGCCGATCCTGGTCTGCTCGGAGTCAACGCGGGCGCGACGCTGTGCGTCGTTCTCGCGTCCTGGCTCTTCGGCATCGGCAGTGTGCTCGGGCTCGTGTGGTTCGCGCTCGCTGGAGCTGCGGTCGCGTCCGTGGCTGTGTACGCCATCGGCACGGCCGGGAGGGGTGGTGCGTCACCCGTACGCCTGGCGCTCGCGGGTGTCGCGGTGACCGCCGTACTCAACGGCATCGTGCAGGTGACTCTGCTGCGAGATCCGTTGACGTTCGAGCGCTTTCGCTTCTGGCGCGTCGGCTCGCTCACTCGCGCTGACGGCGCGATGGTGTGGCAGCTGCTGCCGTTCGTCGTGGTCGGCACCCTGATCGCGCTGTCGCTGGGACGACTGCTCAACGCCGTCGCACTCGGCGATGACATGGCGCGTTCGTTGGGTGGCAGCGTGCGTCGGACGCGAGCCGCCTCCGTCATCGCAGTCACCTTGCTGTGCGGTGCGGCAACGGCTGCTGTCGGGCCGATCTCGTTCGTAGGCTTGATGATTCCGCACATCGCGCGCCGCATTGTCGGGCCGGACCAGCGCTGGATCCTGGCCTATACCGTCGTCCTCGCGCCGCTGCTCCTGGTGACCGCCGACATCGTGGGTCGTCTCGTCGTACGGCCCGCCGAGCTGCAGGTCGGCCTGGTGACGGCGCTCCTGGGCGCGCCCGTGCTGGTCTGGGTCGTTCGTCGCGGAAGGCTGAGCGAGCTGTGAGCGCCTCCTCTCAGGTCGACGTCAGCATTCCCGGCAGCCTCGCGATCCGGGTGGGTGGCTTCGGCGTCCGGGTGTCCGTCCGTACGCTCGGAGTCGTTCTCGCGCTGCTCGCCATCGTGGCTCTCGTCGCCGTTGTCGCGCTCGGCACAGGCGACTACAGCCTCGGCCCGGCACGTGTGGTGCACGCACTCCTCGGCTCTCCGGACATGCCGTTCGACAAGGTCGTGGTCAGTCAGTGGCGGCTGCCTCGAGTCCTCGGCGCTGTAGTGATCGGCGCGGCGCTCGGCATGTCCGGCGCCATCTTCCAGTCGATGACCCGCAACCCGCTCGGCAGTCCGGACATCATCGGCTTCGAGAGCGGCGCGGTCACTGGCGCCCTCGTCATGATCGTGATCGTCGGCTCCGCCTCCACGCAGGTCGCCGGGGCGGCCATCGTCGGCGGATTCGCTTCTGCTGCAACGGTGTACGTGCTCGCCTACCGCCGAGGCGTGCAAGGCTTCCGGCTGATCCTCACGGGCATCGCGATCGGCGCCATGCTGCTGTCCGTGAACCAGTGGCTGGTCTCGGTGGCCGACCCGGGTGCGGCGATGACCGCGAACGTCTGGACCGTGGGGACGCTCACCGATATCGGCTGGTCGAAGGTCGACCCCGTGCTGCTCGCGGTGGTCGGGCTCTCAGTGGTCATGGTGTTCCTGGCGCGGCCGATGCACCTGCTCGAGCTGGGCGACGATGTGGCGCGCGCTCGTGGCGTGCGTCCGGACCGGACCAGGATCGCAATGCTGGTCGTGGGGGTCCTCCTCACCGCGACGGCAACGGCAGCGGCTGGACCGATCAGCTTCGTGTCCCTGTGCGCACCTCAGCTCGCGCGTCGAGTGACGGGTACGCCCGGTGTGACCGTGGCAGCCTCAGGAGCGATGGGTGCGGCGCTCCTCCTGGTCAGCGACACGGTCAGCAGTCGCCTGCTCGGCGGGCTGCCGGTCGGTGCGATCACGGTCTGTCTCGGGGGAACCTACTTCGTCTGGCTGCTGATCAGAGAGGCTCGTCGCTGATGACCGAACTTGACCCTCGGAGTGCCCGGCTGTCCGGCCGGGGCCTGACCCTGGCGTACGACAACCGCGTCATCAGCGAGCAGCTCGATGTGGTGATCCCGGACGGCAGCTTCACCGTCATCGTCGGCCCCAACGCCTGTGGCAAGTCAACGCTGCTGAGGGCGCTTGGCAACCTGCTGCGACCGGTCTCCGGCGCAGTTGTCCTGGACGGCAAGGACATTCACTCCTACCCAGCCAAAGAGGTCGCCCGACGACTGGGCCTGTTGCCGCAGACGGCCATCGCCCCGGATGGCATCACGGTGGCCGACCTGGTCGGGCGCGGGCGGTTCCCGCATCAGAGCCTGCTGCGCCAGTGGACCCGCGAGGACGAGGTCGCGGTGCAGGAGGCGATGATCCGTACGACGGTGCAGGACCTGGCACATCGGCACGTCGACGAGCTGTCCGGGGGCCAGCGCCAACGGGTCTGGCTCGCCATGGTGCTCGCCCAGCAGACGCCGATCCTGATGCTGGACGAGCCGACGACCTACCTCGACATCGCCCACCAGCTCGACGTGCTCGAGCTGTGCCGCGACCTCAACGAACACTCCGGCCACACGGTCGTCGCCGTGCTGCACGACCTGAACCACGCGGCCCGCTACGCCACACATCTGATCGCCATGCGCGACGGTGCGGTGCTGGACTACGGCGCACCGGCTCAGGTGCTGACCAGCGATCTGGTGCAGGAAGCGTTCGGCGTCGAGTGTCTGATCCATCCCGACCCGGCGACCGGGACACCGATGGTCGTTCCCCTCGATCCGCGCCGATCGCGTCAATCGGTCGGCGACCCGACCTAGACTCGACGATGCAGCTGGTTCGCCGGCGTGGTCATGAGGAGCCCCTCGTAAGGCCACGCACGGTGTCGAGCCGCGGATGGCGTACGCGTCGCCCGCGGTGAGAGGGAACCCGGTGAGACTCCGGGACTGTCCCGCAGCGGTGAGTGGGAACGAACGCCGTCACGAGCACTGGGTACGCCTGGGAAGCGATGGCCATTAGGTGCGGCAACCGCCGCGCGCCCACGAGTCCGAAGACCTGCCGGTTGCGCCGGGTACGCCGTATCCGGCGGTCACCGCCTCGTGGACAGGGCGCAGACCTCTTCGACTCGCCGGCGTGTTCGTCGCGCGGGTCGTCCTGGTGCTGTGCCCGTTGGGTGGAGACCGTCCCCACTGCACCAGGGAGATCACTCTCGTGACAACACCATTCACCGCCACCGTTCTCGGGCTTCCGCGCATCGGGCCGAAGCGTGAGCTGAAGAAGGCCGTCGAGTCCTACTGGGCCGGCCGCATCGACGCCGACGACCTTGCGGAGCAAGCTCGCGCGTTGCGTGAGCGTCAGCTGCGCGAGCTCGCCGATGCCGGGCTCGACTCGATTCCCGTCGGCACGTTCAGCTATTACGACCAGATCCTCGACACCGCAGTCATGCTCGGCGCTCTGCCCGAGCGCTACGCCACGGTGGACGAGCCGATCGACCAGTACTTCGCTGCCGCCCGTGGCACCGAGGAGCTCGCGCCATTGGAGATGACGAAGTGGTTCGACACCAACTACCACTACATCGTCCCGGAGATCGCGCCGGCGACGACGTTCTCCCTCCATCCCGAGAAGCTGCTCGCCGAGCTCCAGGAGGCGAAAACCCTTGGTGTCGCTGCTCGTCCGGTTGTTGTTGGGCCGGTGACGTTCCTCAAGCTGGCCAAGGCCGTCGGCTCCGACGAGCCGCTGATCGCGCGCGTTGCCGAGCTCGTTCCGCTGTACGTCGACCTGCTGGGTCAGCTCGCCGCTGCCGGTGCCGAGTGGGTCCAGCTCGACGAGCCGTCCCTGGTCACGGACCTGAATCCGGACGAGCTGGGGCTGGTGCGATCGACGTACGACGCCTTGTCGGCAGCCGAGAACCGGCCGGCCATCCTGGTCGCGACGTACTTCGGGCGGCTCGGTGAAGCGGCCTCGGCGCTCGCGTCCGTCGAGGGCATCGCGGTGGATCTGGTGGCCGGCTCGGAGCCGGACGCTGCGGCGCTGAAGGGCAAGCACGTCGTTGCCGGTGTCGTCGACGGGCGCAATGTGTGGCGTACCGACCCGGACCGTGCGCTCGCCGCGCTCGCTTCTTTGGAAGGGGTCGCTGCGTCGGTTGCGGTGTCCACGTCCTGCTCGCTGCTCCACGTCCCGTACTCGCTGGACGCGGAGCGCGATTTGGATGTGTCGCTGCGGTCGTGGCTTGCCTTCGGCGCGGAGAAGGTCCGGGAGGTCTGCGCGCTTGCGTCAGCGCACGGTAGCGCCGGTCACGAGCCAGCCGAGCTCGAGCTCACGCGGGCGGCGTTCGGTGCGCGCAGGAACGACCCGCGCCTTCGCCGAGCGGAGGTTCACGACCGACTGGCGGGTCTGAAAGACATTGACCGCCAACGGCTTCCGGCCGCGCGTCGTCGTGAGCTGCAGGCCGAGCACCTCGGGCTGCCACTGCTGCCGACCACGACCATCGGCTCGTTCCCGCAGACCGCGCGCATTCGTACGGCACGAGCGGACCTGCGCAAGGGACGCATCGATCAGGACGCGTACGTGCGGCAGATGCATGCCGAGATCGACGAGGTCCTGCACCTGCAGGAACGCCTCGGCCTGGATGTCCTGGTCCACGGTGAGCCGGAGCGCAACGACATGGTCCAGTACTTCGCCGAGCAGCTCGACGGCTTCGCGGCGACCGCCAACGGCTGGGTTCAGTCGTACGGCTCGCGCTGTGTGCGGCCACCGATCCTGTACGGCGATGTCACCCGCCCTCGGGCGATGACGCTGGACTGGATCGGCTACGCACAGTCGCGGACCGACAAGCTGGTCAAGGGCATGCTCACCGGACCGGTCACGATCCTGGCGTGGTCGTTCGTTCGTGACGACCAACCGTTGAGTGATACGGCCGATCAGGTGGCGCTGGCGATCCGGGACGAGACGGTCGACCTCGAACGGGCCGGTGTCCGCGTCGTCCAGGTCGACGAGCCCGCGCTGCGAGAGCTGTTGCCGCTGCGTGCTGCCGAGCAGCGTGCGTACCTCGGGTGGGCGGTCGATGCCTTCCGCCTCGCGACCTCAGGTGTGGCGGACGAGACGCAGGTGCACACGCACCTGTGCTACTCCGAGTTCGGCGAGGTCATCGAGGCAATCGCCGGCCTCGACGCCGACGTCACGTCGATCGAGGCGGCGCGTTCGCACATGGAGGTGCTCGACGACCTGAACGACGTGGGCTTCGACCTGGGCGTCGGGCCGGGTGTCTACGACATCCACTCGCCGCGGGTGCCGAGCGTCGAGGAGATGGTGGCCTCGTTGGAGGCCGCGCTGAAAGCCGTTCCAGCAGAACGCCTTTGGGTCAATCCTGACTGTGGGCTGAAGACCCGCGGCAACAGTGAGGTCGAGGCCTCCCTGCACAACCTGGTCGCCGCAGCCAAGCAGGTCCGCACCCACGCTGGTTGAGCCGCCACCCCGCTGGTTGAGCCGCCGGCTCAACCAGCGGGGTCGGTAGGGGGTGCTTGGAGAAGTACAACGAGGTTGTACATATCCACAACCTTGTTGTACTTCTCCACGAGACACGTCGCTACTCCGCTAACGCTCCGCCGGCTCTGCCAGCGTGCGCCGGGAGTCCTGGATCGCCTGCCGGCGGGCGAGGCGGTGGGCTCGCCGGATCGTCGCCTCCCGAAACCTGCGCTGCTCCTCATCGGTGGTGGGTCGGAGGTCGCGCACGGACCGCGGGGTGCCGTCGTCGCTGACCGCGACCATCACGAGGTACGCCGTCGCCACGTGGACGGGCGCGCTGAGCTCGTCCCAGCGGGTGGTCTCCACCCGAGCGCCGACCTCCATGGACGTACGTCCCGCCCAGTTGACCTGCGCGTTCACCGTGACGACGTCCCCGACGCGGACCGGCGCGAGGAACAGCATCTCGTCCATCGACGCCGTGACGGCCGGGCCACCGGAGTAGCGCGCCGCGACCGTGCCTGCTGCGTCGTCGACGAGCTTCATGATCTTGCCGCCGTGCACGGTGCCCATCAGGTTGGTGTCATGCGCGCTCATGATGTGCGCCAACGTCAGCCGGGTGTCCGACGGCGTGGGCGCCAGGTCGTCAGCCATGCCCGGCCACCGTGAGCGCGACGAGGGACAGGTCGAGGGCGATGACCGCAGCCGTGATCGTTGTGACCACGGCACTGAGGATGCGGCCGTTGCGCCAGGCACCCATCGCAGCCCCGTCTCTGGTCGCGCGGACCAACGGCACCAGCGCGAACGGCAGCCCGAGGGCCAGCACGACCTGCGAGAGCACCAGGACCGAGAGCGGCTCCTGACCCGACGCCAGGAGACCCAGGGCCGGCACGAGAGTCACGCATCGGCGTACGACGGTGGGCACCTTGCGACGCAGCAGGCCCGCCATGATCGACGCCCCGGCCTGGGTGCCGACCGCGGTGGAGGACAGCCCGCTGACCAGGAGCGCCACGAGGAAGGCCGTGCCCGCTCCATGGCCCACCCGTTCGGCCAGACCGGCCGCCGCACCACCGAGGGAGTCGTCGTCCGAACCGCGGAGCGCTGTCGCGCCGAGCACCAGCATGGAGACATTGATGCTTCCGGCGACGACCATCGCCACGGTCACGTCGATCCGCGTCCACCGCAACCGAGTCGCAAGATCGCCCGTCGCAGAACGGTTCTCGGCCGTCAGCGAGGAGTGCAGATAGACCGCGTGCGGCATCACCGTCGCGCCGACGATACCTGCGGCGAGCAGGACGGTGTCGACGCCGGCGAGACCAGGCACGAGGCCGCCGCCGATCTCACGCAGGCCGGCCGGTTCGCGGACGATACCCACCGCGAAACCAACGCCGATTCCCAGCAGCGACAAGGCGCAGAGAGCCTCGAAAGCCTTGGCGCCCAGGCGGTCCCGTACTGCGAGGACCACCATGCTGACCACAGCCGCAATCAGACCGGCGAGCACGAGGGGCACGCCGAAGAGCAGGTTCATGGCCACCGCCGCTCCGATGACTTCCGCGACATCCGTTGCCACAGCGACGATCTCGGCCTGTGCCCAGTACGCCAGGCGACTCCGACGGGAGAGCCGGCGGCCGACGTACGATGGCAGCGACGCACCCGAGACGATGCCGAGCTTGGCCGAGAGGTACTGCACCGGACCGGCCATCAACGTCGCGAGAACGACGACCCACAGCAGCAGGAAACCGTGTCCGGCGCCAGCGGCCGTGTTGGTCGCGATGTTGCCCGGGTCGACGTACGCCACCGCAGCGACGAAGGCGGGACCGAGCGCGAGCGCGGTCGTACGCCGGCCGGTCGCCCGGCCGTCCGCGGTCGCCTCCGCGGTGGCCTCCGCGGACGGTCGAGCCGTGAGAACTGTTGCCATTGCTACGAACCAGCCTTGGCATCAACCTCGTAGGACGTGTTGATCGCCTCGAAGAAGTTGACGAGCTGGAGCGTGTCATTGGCCGTAGCCATCCACTTGGCCGGGTTGCTGACGTTGAAGTGCGGCTCGAAGCCGAGCTCCTCCAGTCGTCGGTCGGCGAGGTATCGGACATAGGTGTTGATGTAGTCCGCGTTGAGGCCGAGGATGCCGTTCGGGAGCAGGTCGTGGTTGTAGCGCTCCTCCATCTCGACGCCGTCCAGGATCATCTGGCGGATCTCGGCGGCGAACTCTTCGGTCTGCAGGTCCGGGTTCTCCTCCATGACCGTGAGGATCAGGTTGATCCCGAACTTCAGGTGCAGCGACTCGTCCCGCACGATCCAGTCGATCAGCGCGCCGAAGTTGCGCAGCAGGTTCCGCTGACGGAACGACAGCGCCACCATGAAGCCGCTGTAGAACCAGATGCCCTCGAGAATTACGTTGTACGCCACCAGGTTTCGGACGAAGTCCTGCTTGCCCTCGGTGGTGGTGATGTCCAGCGTCTGCTCCGACATCCGCTGGATGTAGCGGACCTCGAACTCCTCCTTGGCAGCCATCGACGGGATCTCGACGTGCGCGGCGTACGCTTCGTCGCGATCGATCGGGAACGTCTCCAGGACGTACTCGAAGGCGACGCAGTGGTTGGCCTCCTCCCACATCTGCTTGGCGAGGTAGAGGTGCGCCTCGGGGGCGTTGATGTAGGGGTAGACGCCGAAGGCAAGGGCCTTGTTGACGAGCAGCTCGTTGGGGTTGAAGTAGCTCATCAGGAAGGTGACGGCGTGCCGCTCCTCCTCGGTCATCCGCTGGAAGTCGCTCAGGTCCTCCCCGAGCTGAACCTCATGCGGGAACCAGGTGTTCGCGACGGCCTGGTTGTAGAGCTCGTACGCCCAGTCGTAGCGAATCGGCTTGAGCAGCAATCCTTCTGAGATGCCGGTGCCGAGGATCTGGGTCTGAGTCGTCTGAGTAGTCACTGGCAGGCCTCGCAGTTCAGGAGCTCTTGGGGGTCGGTCGGGCAGACGAGCGGTTCGGCGTCGTCCTCGAGCACGGGGACGAGAGGGGCTGCGACCGGCGCGGGAGCGGGCGGCGCGACGGGTGCAGGCGCTGGCGGGGGAGAGGCGACAGCCGACGTACGACGGGCGAAGCCGAAGCCTCCGCCGCTGCGTCCCGACGACTTCGCCTTGTTGACGGACACCGTCGACTGCTCGGCCGTGTGCCGCGGCTTCATGTGCAGGTAGTAGGTCGTCTTGACGCCCTTGCGCCAGGCGGCCGAGTAGATCCGGGTCATCTCGCCCAGGTCGCGCGTCTCGAGATACATGTTGCGGCTGATGGCCTGGTCGATCCACTTCTGCGCGCGTGCCGCGACTTCGAGGTACGCGTCCGGCGCCAGCTGGAAGGAAGTCCGATAGATCTCGCGCAGGTCATCGGGGATGTCCTCGACGTTCGACAAGTCACCCTGCGAGCGCAGCAGGTCCTCGCGCACCCGCTCCCAGAGCCCGCGCTCCTGCAGCGCCGCGACCAGGTTGCGGTTGACCTCCAGGAACTTGCCCGATGACGTCGCGCGACTGAACAGCTGCGAGAACTGCGGGTCGAGCCCGGGCGTCGTGCCGGCCACCAGACCGATGGACGCGGTGGGAGCGATCGCCATCAGCGTGGCGTTGCGCATGCCGCCAGCAACCTTGCTGCGCAAGGCATCCCAGTCGAGCCGCGACGTACGGACCACGTCGACATCGACACCTCGACGGGCGGCCTGGACGTCGAGGGTGTCGAACGGCACCAGCCCGCGTGACCAGCCTGAACCCTCGAAGTTCGGGTACGCCCCTCGCTCCTGGGCGAGGTCAGCGGACTCGTCGATCGCGTGCCAGCTCACGAACTCCACCAGCTGGTCGATGAGGTCGTACGCCGCCTCGCTCTCGTAGGAGATGCCGAGGCGTTCGCATACCTCGGTGAAGCCCATGACGCCGAGCCCGATCGCTCGGTTCTGGTCGTTGGAGAACTCCGACTCGGGCACCGAGGAGCGGGTGATGTCGATGAGGTTGTCGAGCTGTCGGACCGCGAGCCGCGCGCTCTCCGCGAGCCGATCCCAGTCCCACTCACCGTCGACGAGGTGGCGGGAGAAGTTGATGGAAGCCAGGTTGCAGACCGCCACGTTGTCGCGGTCTTGAGGGAGCGTGATCTCGGTGCACAAGTTGGACAGGTGGATCGTGCCGGTGTTGTCGTTGAGCGCCCGCAGGTTGATCGAGTCCTTCCAGGTCAGCCACGGGTGCGACGTCGTCTGCAGTGACACGAGGATCGCGGTCATCTGCTCACGAGCGCGAATCTTCTTGAACGCCTGCATCTTTCCTGCCTCGGCGAGCGCGACGTACTCGGCGTACCGTGCGGAGAACTCGTCCCCGACCAGCTCGACGAGGTCGGGTGTCTCCAGAGGGTCGAAGAGGTACCAGGCCGCGTCGGCCTCGACGCGCTTCATGAACTCGTCGGAGATCCAGACGGCGGTGTTGGCGGTGCGGGCGCGGCGATAGGGGTCACCGGCGTTCTGACGCAGGTCGAGGAACTGCGGGAAGTCGAGGTGCCAGTTCTCCATGTAGAAGCAGAGCGCGCCGAACTTCTTGCCGCCGCGAGATACGGCCCGCAGGATCGAGTCGACGGTGTGCATGAACGGGATCGGCCCGGTGGAGCTGGTGTTGTTCGACCGGATCGGCGAGCCCTCCGAGCGGAGCTTGGTGACCGAAAGGCCAATGCCACCAGTGCCTTTGGTGAGCCACATGACGTCGCGCATCGACTTGGCGATGTGCTCCATGTCGTCGTCCATCTGCATGACGAAGCAGTTGGACAGCTGCGGGGTGATCGTCCCCGCGTTGACCAGGGTCGAGCCCGCGGCGAGGTAGTCGAGGCTGGACATCTTCCGATAGAAGCGGATGGCCGCCTGGGTCGGATCCTTCTCGTTGACCGAGAGGCCCATCGAGACCCGCATCCAGAAGTACGCCGGCACCTCCAGCGGCCGCTTCGCCGGACCCGTTGCCATATAACGGTTTCGGAGGGTGATGATGCCGATGTAGCGCAGCCCGTCGTCGAGATGATGGTCCAGCGCTGCGGCCAGCTCTTCCAGGTTGAACGCCGAGGCGAGCCGTGGGTCGAAGAGCCCGTCCTCGACGGCCTCGCGGATGTAGCCGGGAAAGCGTGCCTGGTGCAGCAGCGCGAGCTCGGTCTGCGTCTCGAAGTCGCCGAGTACGTTCTTGTAGATCGTCTTCAGCAGCAGCCGCGAGGCGACCACGTCGAAGTCCGGGTGGTCCTTCACGTTCTGCACGGCCACCTGGATGGCGGCTTCGTCGAGCTGCTCGGTCGTGATGCCGTCGAAGAGCGTGATCTCCAGCTCCGAGGCGATCTGCATCGTCATCGACATCGCGTCGGGCAGGCCCTCGGCGGCACGTTCGATGGCGCGGTTGATGCGGTCGGCGTTGTACGGCTCGCGCGATCCATCGCGCTTGGTGACATGGATGGTCGACATCCGGTCTCGTCCTCCCTCGCGGTCTGTGGTCAGCAGGCCGCGAGCGGTGAGCGGGGGACGAGGCATCGACGGTCGCCAGAGGCGCGACCGACGTACCCGCCCACCAGCCCTCCCACGAGGCCAGCAGACACAGCCGCCCGATGGGGCGGCTGCTTGCTGGCAGGTCTTCGGACTCGCGGGCACGGGCTGGTTGGCCCATCTACTGGCCGTCGCTTCCCAGGCTGTAAGCCCAGTGCGTCATGACGGCTGTCGTTCCCACTCACCGCTGCGGGGCAGTCCCGGACTCACACCGGGTTCCCTCTTACGACGACCTCACATCTGGAACATATGGGGTCGAACCAGCAACATGACCACCATATGTGGGGGTGTTCGCGACACGCTAGCCACAGATGTCGTGGACATCGACCTAAGCCGGTGCTACCCGCACCCCGCCGGTCGAGTGGCCGGAGCGCTAGCGGAGGCGTATCGAGACCCGGTGCGTGCAAGGGAGACTCAAGCGCTCGAGGTTGCCTGGTTTCGACTCGGCTCCGCTGGCTCAACCGACGGACCTGCTACGGTCGTTCAACCGACGGTGCTATAAAAGCAACAGGAGACACGATGCCGCAGATCATCTCGGGCGCGTTCCACTACGCGCGGGTTCACCCTGATCAGTGGCGTCCTCGCCTCGAGCTCTGTCGTGCCATGGGTCTGGACACGATCGAGACCTATGTCCCGTGGAATCTGCACGAGCCGCAGCCCGGCGACTTCCGGTTCGACGGGTTCGCCGACATCGAGGCGTTCCTCGAGCAGGTCGCGACCGCCGGTCTCCAGGCGATCGTGCGGCCAGGCCCGTACATCTGCGCCGAGTGGGACAACGGTGGGCTCCCCGCGTGGCTGACCGGCACGCCAGATATCCACATCCGCACGGCCGACTCGACCTATCTCGAGGCCGTCGACCGATGGTTCGACGAGCTCATCCCGCGCATCGCGGCCCGCCAGGTCACGAGAGGCGGCAACGTGACAATGCTGCAGATCGAGAACGAATATGGCTCGTACGGCAGCGATCTGGCCTATCTCACTCACCTCCGTGATGGACTGCGGGCGCGCGGTATCGACGTCCCGCTGTTCACCTCCGACGGTCCTGGCGATCACATGCTCACCGGCGGCACGATCGACGGTGCGGCGGCGACCGTGAACTTCGGCAGCAAGCCGACTGAGGCGTTCGACACGCTCCGCCGACACCGTCCGCGAGATCCGTTGTTCTGCATGGAGTTCTGGAACGGATGGTTCGACCACTGGGGCGAGAAGCATCACGTCCGAGCAGCGAGCGACGTCGCGGCGACGCTGGACGAGATGCTCTCCATGGGTGCCAGCGTCAACTTCTACATGGTCCACGGCGGCACGAGCTTCGGCGTCACCGCTGGCGCCAACCACGACGGCAGCTATCTGCCGACAGTCACCTCCTACGACTACGACGCACCGATCGACGAGGCAGGTCGTCCCACTGAGAAGTACTGGGCCTACCGCGAGGTGATCGGCCGCCACCGCGAGATCCCAGCGCCGCCCGAGCCGGCCGAGCCGGCCGTTCTCCCGCAGACGACCGTCGCGCTCGACTCGGCCGTGTCGCTGCGCGCCGCGTGGGACACGATCGCGACCGGCGGGCACAGATCACCGCACCCACCGACGTACGAGGAGCTCGGCATCTCCCACGGGCTCGTCCGGTACCGCGCGCACCTGCGCGGGCCGCGCCAGGCGTACCCACTCACCCTGCCCGGTGTCGCCGACCGAGCGCATGTGTACGCCGGCGGTGAGCTCCTCGGCATCGTCAATCGTGACGACGACGCAGCCTTCGAGCTGGAGGTCCCGGCCGAAGGTCTCGATCTGGAGGTCCTCGTCGAGTCGATGGGCCGGGTGAACTACGGAGTCCACACCGGTGAGCGCAAG includes these proteins:
- a CDS encoding glycoside hydrolase family 35 protein; this translates as MPQIISGAFHYARVHPDQWRPRLELCRAMGLDTIETYVPWNLHEPQPGDFRFDGFADIEAFLEQVATAGLQAIVRPGPYICAEWDNGGLPAWLTGTPDIHIRTADSTYLEAVDRWFDELIPRIAARQVTRGGNVTMLQIENEYGSYGSDLAYLTHLRDGLRARGIDVPLFTSDGPGDHMLTGGTIDGAAATVNFGSKPTEAFDTLRRHRPRDPLFCMEFWNGWFDHWGEKHHVRAASDVAATLDEMLSMGASVNFYMVHGGTSFGVTAGANHDGSYLPTVTSYDYDAPIDEAGRPTEKYWAYREVIGRHREIPAPPEPAEPAVLPQTTVALDSAVSLRAAWDTIATGGHRSPHPPTYEELGISHGLVRYRAHLRGPRQAYPLTLPGVADRAHVYAGGELLGIVNRDDDAAFELEVPAEGLDLEVLVESMGRVNYGVHTGERKGLVEGVLHGGQYVHGWDVSALELPDLPAVDWSVGGAGGPVRTGPALLRGTFDCVSPADGFLALDGWGKGYVWINGFCLGRYWDKGPQRTLYVPAPVVRDGANEVVVLELDRLEQSTVTFEASADLGRADA
- a CDS encoding ribonucleoside-diphosphate reductase subunit alpha; translated protein: MSTIHVTKRDGSREPYNADRINRAIERAAEGLPDAMSMTMQIASELEITLFDGITTEQLDEAAIQVAVQNVKDHPDFDVVASRLLLKTIYKNVLGDFETQTELALLHQARFPGYIREAVEDGLFDPRLASAFNLEELAAALDHHLDDGLRYIGIITLRNRYMATGPAKRPLEVPAYFWMRVSMGLSVNEKDPTQAAIRFYRKMSSLDYLAAGSTLVNAGTITPQLSNCFVMQMDDDMEHIAKSMRDVMWLTKGTGGIGLSVTKLRSEGSPIRSNNTSSTGPIPFMHTVDSILRAVSRGGKKFGALCFYMENWHLDFPQFLDLRQNAGDPYRRARTANTAVWISDEFMKRVEADAAWYLFDPLETPDLVELVGDEFSARYAEYVALAEAGKMQAFKKIRAREQMTAILVSLQTTSHPWLTWKDSINLRALNDNTGTIHLSNLCTEITLPQDRDNVAVCNLASINFSRHLVDGEWDWDRLAESARLAVRQLDNLIDITRSSVPESEFSNDQNRAIGLGVMGFTEVCERLGISYESEAAYDLIDQLVEFVSWHAIDESADLAQERGAYPNFEGSGWSRGLVPFDTLDVQAARRGVDVDVVRTSRLDWDALRSKVAGGMRNATLMAIAPTASIGLVAGTTPGLDPQFSQLFSRATSSGKFLEVNRNLVAALQERGLWERVREDLLRSQGDLSNVEDIPDDLREIYRTSFQLAPDAYLEVAARAQKWIDQAISRNMYLETRDLGEMTRIYSAAWRKGVKTTYYLHMKPRHTAEQSTVSVNKAKSSGRSGGGFGFARRTSAVASPPPAPAPVAPPAPAPVAAPLVPVLEDDAEPLVCPTDPQELLNCEACQ